The DNA segment GCCAATTTCGGCAATTTAATACCGCTAGCTCTACTTCTAGCTGCAATATCCGTCGCGATCATGCTGCGCTGCCGAACAATACACGCCTAGATTGATCGACGATATCGCGACCTTTGCCTAGACTGCTACGCAGCCTAGGTATCGCTTCCCTCCATCTGGACGATGGGCGGGGAGTATGTTGTTCCGAGTTGGGGCCGATGATGACGAAGAAATCTCCCAATCCCATCGACAAGCATGTCGGTAGCCGCGTCCGTATGCGCCGGATGATGGTGGGTATGAGCCAGGAGAAACTGGGAGAGAATCTCGGCATCACCTTTCAGCAGATTCAGAAATACGAGAAGGGCACGAACCGCATCGGGGCCAGCCGCCTGCAGAATATTTCGAACGTCCTTGGCGTGCCGATATCGTTCTTCTTCGATGGCGCACCCAATGGTGGTACCAGCTTGGCTGGCTTCGCCGAGGATGCCTCGCCCGCGTTCGTCTCGGATTTTCTGGCGACGTCCGAAGGCATTGCACTCACGCGCGCATTTCTGAAGATCCCCGACGCCAAGGTCCGCCGGCGTATCGTCGATCTCGTAGAGGCGCTCGCCGGCACGCCGGAATCCAACTGAGCCTGTCGGGACACGGCGTTCTTTTTTCCGAACGAATTTGCTCAACATTCTTGACCCGTCGCCGCCATCTCGCCAAAAATGCGCGCGCTGAGTGCTGTTTGACGCGCTGGGCAATAATCGAGGAGCCGAAGCGTGTCGCGCCAAGCCTATCTTTTTACGAGTGAATCCGTTTCCGAAGGCCATCCGGACAAGGTCTGCGATCGCATTTCCGATGAAGTTGTGGACGCGTTCTTCAAGGCCGGCCCGGAATATGGCTGGGATCCCAGCCAGCTCCGCGTGGCCTGCGAGACTCTGGCGACCACGAATCGGGTGGTGATCGCGGGCGAGACGCGCGGCCCCGCGCAGATCACCAAGGATTTCATCTCCCATATCGCCCGCCTCGCGATCAAGGATATCGGTTACGAGCAGGAAGGCTTCCATTGGGAGACGGCCAAGATCGATGTCCACCTGCATGCCCAATCCGTGGACATCGCGCAGGGCGTTGATTCAGCCGATAACAAGGATGAAGGCGCCGGCGATCAGGGCATCATGTTCGGCTATGCCTGCCGTGAGACCCCGGAACTCATGCCTGCGCCGATCTTCTATTCGCACAAGATCCTGAAGCGGCTCGCCGAGGCTCGCCATTCCGGCGAAAGCACCGTGCTTGGTCCGGATGCGAAGAGCCAGGTCACGGTTCGCTATGAGGGCGGCAAGCCCGTCGAGGTCACGCAGATCGTGCTCTCGACCCAGCATCTCGACGCAGACCTTTCCTCGCACGACGTTCAGTCCATCGTCGAACCCTATATCCGCGAGACCCTGCCGCAAGGCTGGATCACCGAAGGTACGATCTGGCACGTCAACCCCACCGGCAAGTTCGTCATTGGCGGGCCGGACGGCGACTGCGGCCTTACCGGCCGCAAGATCATCGTCGATACCTACGGCGGTGCGGCTCCTCATGGTGGCGGTGCGTTCTCCGGCAAGGACCCGACGAAGGTTGATCGTTCGGCGGCCTATGCCGCGCGTTACCTCGCCAAGAATGTCGTGGCCGCGAATCTTGCCGAGCGCTGCACGATTCAGCTCGCCTACGCCATCGGCGTGTCCGACCCGCTCGCGGTCTATGTTGATCTGCACGGCACCGGACAGGTCGAAGAAGCCAAGCTTGAATCCGTTCTGCGGGAGGTGATGAACCTGCGCCCCCGCGGCATTCGCGAGCATCTTGGTCTCAACAAGCCGATCTACGCCCGCACCTCGGCCTACGGTCATTTCGGTCGTCGTCCGGAGGAGGATGGCGGCTTCTCCTGGGAGCGCACCGATCTCGCCGACGCGATCAAGGCAGCGGTCACCTGATCAAGCGCCATTGCGGCGGACCATTCTGTCGGAGATAAGGGGCGGACGGCGACGTTCGCCCCCTTTTGTTTATGCACCCGATGACCAATTCCGCCGACAATAACGACGCACAGTCGCAAACCAATCGCCATTCACCGCGCGAGGCGGCCTTTTACGGCCGGCGCAAGGGCAAACCGCTCCGGGCGGCGCAGGCCGGCCATCTTGCCGAGAGCCTGCCGCGCCTTTCCCTCGACCCTGCCTCCCTTGATCCGGCCGCCCTTGCCGATGGCTCGCTGGCCGCGCTGTTCGCTCACCCTGTCCGGGCAGTGCGGCTTGAAATCGGATTTGGCGGCGGCGAACATCTTTTCTCCGAGGCGCAACGTCACCCTGACATCGGCTATATCGGCGCCGAGGCTTTTCTAAACGGACTTGCCAAGCTGACCACCGCCCTCGCCGAAGCCGGGCTTGGCAATGTGCGGGTCCATGGCGACGACGTCGTGCCGTTGCTCGATCGCATGCCCGACCACTCGCTGGATCGAATAGACCTGCTGTATCCCGATCCTTGGCCCAAACGCCGGCACTGGAAGCGCCGCTTTGTCCAGCCGGACAACATCGACCGCATCGCGCGGTTGCTTATGCCCGGCGGACGGTTCCGCTTCGCGACGGACATCGAACACTACGCAGCCTGGACGTTGCGCCATATGCTCTCGGACGAGCGGTTCGAATGGACCGCGCAGCGAGCGGACGACTGGCGCCGGCCCTGGCAGGGCTGGCCGGGGACGCGATATGAGGCCAAAGCACTGCGGGCCGGTCGTGTACCGGGCTACTACGAGTTCCTACGCATCTGACTACCGCATATATTGGGAACCGAGGCGGTAGCCCGGACGTTGTCGGGATACCCTATCCGGCGGCACCGCCAGCACTTTGCACAGGAGACCGATCCATGGCCGACCCGACTCCCCAGGAAGATTTCGCCAAGCTGTCCGCTGATCTCGCTGTGCTGCGCGCCGATGTCGCGCGTCTGGCTGAAACGCTTACCTCTTTCGCCAAGGCAGAAGGCGAAGCTGCGGCGGAGGCGGTATCGGGACGCCTGCGCGAAGGTAAGGCACGGGCCGAGGCAACGGCTTCAGGCCTTATGGACGAAGGCGCTGCCGCGCTCGAGGAGGCCAAGCTTCGTGCCCAGGCGGCCGGCAACGACATTGGTGCAGCCATCGAACGCAATCCCCTGAGTGCGGTCGCTGCGGCTCTGGGTGTTGGCTTCGTTCTCGGCCTCCTGACGCGGGGCCGTTGATGTTCCGCTTCCTGATGGGCATCGCCGGGATCGAGCTTCGCCACGTCGCCCAGCGGGCGGCGATGACCGCGTTCCTGCTGATCTTCGCCGGCCTGTTCCTGGCAGGAGCGGTCCTGGCCTTGTTAGTCGCGGGCTTCGTCGTGCTGGCGGAGATCTACGGTCCGGCGGGCGCGGCGTTGATCATCGCCGGAATCTGCCTGTTCCTCGCCTTGATTTTTTTGCTGATCGTCTATGTCCGCACCCGTCGCCGTTCCAGACCAGTAGGCTATGGAGCTCTGGGATCCCTCGCCCCTCCGCCACCTCCGCCCAACGTTTTTGGGCAGGGAGCGGCTGGGCAAGCGCCGCAAACGCCGGCAGCCCCGGCAAGCCCCAGCAGTTCGACGGTGCTCGCCGTCGCGGCAGGCGCGGCGCTACTCGGCCTTATTCTTGGCCGACGTCTATGAAAAGGTGCGGCTTCGTCCCTTGGGAAGATTAGGTCCGCTGGAGCCCTGATTGTTGCGGGGTCGGCCAAAAAGGACCAATCTGACGCGAGGTGCGAAGCTGCGAGCCACAAGGCCGTGGTTCGTCCGGTTGCCGCTGGAGGTTTCCAACTTGACGTTTCGACGTGTGTCGCTGCGGCCCGGAGCGGCCGTTCTCGCCATGCTTGCCGCACTGGGAAGTGCGCCTGCGGCCTTTGCGGATGCCCCGCCCCCGGACGAAATTTCCCGCTCCTCTCCGGCCGGAAACTATCTCGCTGCACGCTTGGCGACCGCCGAACGCGACACGCCGGCTGCCGCCGCCTATTACCGCGCCCTGGTGCGCGTATTTCCGCGAAATGGTGAAGTGCTTGAGCGTGCCTTCCTGGCGCTGCTCGCCGAAGGTTCGATGGACGAAGCCACCGACATGGCACGTCGCATCGTGCGCATCGACGCCGAGCATGGCCTCGCCCGCCTCGTGCTTGGTATCCGCGCGATCAAGGACAAGAAATACGTCACCGCGCGGAGCAATCTGCGTCGGGCGGGGCAGGGTGCCATCGCTGAACTCAATGCCACGCTGATCAGCGCCTGGACTCAGTTCGGCTCCGGCAACCCGCGCGCGGGGGTCGCCGCCATCGACGCGCTGAAGGGACCGGAATGGTACGAGGGCTTCCAGGATTTTCACGCAGGCTTGATACTCGAAGCTGCGGGCGCCAAGCGCGATGCTGGCAAGCGGCTTGAGAGCGCGCTGGCTCTTGATCCGCGCACGCTGCGCGTTGTCGACGCCTATGGCCGGTGGGCCTCGAGGTCCGGCAAGAAGGATCTCGCGATCGAGACCTACGAGGCCTTCGACAAGCTGCTGCCGAACGATCCGCTGGTCGCGGAAGAACTCGACCTTCTCGAAAGCGGCAAGATCTTGCCTGCGCTCGTGACCACCCCGGCAGCCGGCGCGGCCGAGGTGCTGTATGGACTTGGCGCGGCGCTCGGCCGGCAGGGGGGCGAGGACCTGGCGCTGATCTATCTCCAGCTTGGCCACTGGCTCGACCCCTCGCATCCTCTTATCGAGATCACGCTCGCCGACCTGTTCGAGTCGATGAAGCGACACGATGAGGCCATCGCGCTCTATCGCAGCGTCCCGGCCGATTCACCCTTCCGGACCAGCGCGCAGATTCAGCTCGGGCTCAATCTCGACGCCGAGGGCGACTACAAGGACGCCCGTAAGACGCTGGAAGCCGTCGTCGCGAAAAATCCGAAGGAACAGCGCGCCCTGATGGCGCTGGGCGACGTGCTGCGCGCCAACGAGGAATATGCTGAGGCCGCCGCCGTCTATACCAAGGCGATCGATCAGTTGCAGGCACCGACCGGCAATAACTGGATGCTCTTTTATTTCCGCGGCACTTGTTATGAGCGCACCAAGCAGTGGGACAAGTCCGAAGCGGACCTGAAGAGGGCGCTGGAGCTGAAGCCCGAGCAGCCGCATGTGCTGAACTATCTGGGCTATAGCTGGGTCGATCAGGGCGTCCATCTCGATCAGGGAATGGAGATGATCCGCAAGGCGGTATCCTTGCGACCTGACGACGGCTTCTTCATCGACAGCCTCGGATGGGCCTATTATCGGCTTGGACGCTACGAGGACGCGGTACGCGAACTGGAGCGCGCGGTTGAGTTGAAGCCGAGCGAATCGGTGATCAACGATCACCTTGGCGATGCGTACTGGAAAGTCGGACGCAAGCTTGAGGCGCGGTTCAAGTGGAACCATGCCCGCGACCTGAAGCCTGATCCCGATGAACTTCAGCAGATCGATCGCAAGATCGCGCTTGGGCTCGATGGTGCGGAAAAGGCAAAGGACGCGCCTGCCGAGGTGCACAAGACCGAGATAAACACACCCCCGGCGCCCGCCCAGAAGGCAGCGGCGGAACCCGCTCTGCCTGAAACTGGCAAGACAGGTGGGGGCGGCTGAGCCGCCGCCCCTCACTTCTTCACGCGTTTACCGGCCGGCCGATGAAGAACAGCGGGCGCGAGCGCAGCGCGAACGCGCCATCGCCAATCAGCCAAAGCGCGAACGACGTAGCGATCAGGAATGCCGGATATTCCCAGCCGCCATTGGCTGCGGAAAACACCCAGCCATTGGGAATGTGCACACTCATGGCACCGGCCATCACCGGGATCAGCAGCAGCGCAACGTGGCGAGCATAAACGCCGGTGACGATCAGTATTCCACCGATCAGTTCGGCAAGGAAAATTGGCCAGGCGAGAGCGACAGGAAAGCCAAGGCTCCCCAGATACCCGGCAAATCCGGGAATGGTGAAGACAACGAACTTCAGCAGCGCATGCGAAATCCACATTGCGCCAAGCGACACGCGAAGCAGGAAGACGCCATAAGGCGCGGAATTCTGGTCGATCATGATAGCCTCCTGGGGTTGAGGGCGACACCGCCGTTCCCCGGAGTAAGGCTCAGTCAACTAAGCAATTCCATAGCCGCGATTGACGGCCAACAATTGCATTTATGCAATTCATCATATGGTTGATGCCGCCGGCTTGCCCTCGGGCGTCCTGGCGCGCTCACATCACAACACATGTGTGCCGATGATTCTCGCAGGCAGGCGCGCGATATCCGCGCTCTTGGGGAATGCGTCCGGAAGCGTCAGCGCGGATCGGAGGGGGCTTCGGCCTGCGCGGTCTTCGTGGACTTTACGTCCGCTCCGCGTTCAGCGAGCCGTGTACGACCGCTACCGCCACGCTTGAATTCGCACCACAGTCGGTTGGCTCCGGCCAGATTGCCGCGGAAGCTGTTCTTGCCGGTCTTTTCAAGATCGAAGCAGGGCTGAAAGGCGAGCCCCTTTAGCTTCGCGCAGACGGCCTCACCCTTTACCAAGATGGTCCCGGCCGGCAGCGTGACATAGCGTGCGCTGCCCCTGCCGCGCATCTGTATCGTACCTGCAACCGAGCCATCTTCGAGGATACGCCCGGAGCCCGCCGTTCCTTCGTAGCACGAGTAGGAAAAGGTCCTCCCCATGACGAAACGCTGAGCGGCGTCCGCCGAAAGCGGCTCGGCAGAAGCTGGTGACGCCAGCGCGACACCTGTGCTGAACAGGCACGCAGCGGCCAGATGAGTGGACGGAAGACGCATGCGGGTGTCCATCGATCAGGAGATGACGCTACGATGCGCTGCGACGACCGGGCCTTGTCAAGGCTGGCGCCACCGGGACGCGGCTCAACGGACCAAAGCGTTTCAGCCCTGTGGCACCAGCGCAACGCCTCTGGCACCACGACACCTATGGTGAATGATGAGAGTTAACGCCGCGCAAATGCCGGTGAGCGTCACGCCGGCTGAAGCCCACGTTGCACGGGTCGCTCGACGATCGGCAGGTTGATCGCCGCCGACGCAAAACTCAGCGCGACAGAAAGCCACCAGACGAGATCGTAGGAGCCGAGCTGCTCGTAGAGCAACCCACCCAGCCAGACACCGAGGAATCCGCCGACCTGGTGGCTGAAAAAGGCGAATCCGTAGAGCATCGCCAGATAGCGCGTGCCAAACATCAGCATGACCAGACCGGATGTCGGCGGCACGGTGGACAGCCACAATAGTCCCAACACAACGCCGAAGATGATCGACGTCACGGGCGATGCAGGCAACAGCACGAAGACGGCGATGGCGAGCCCACGAGCGAAATAGATGGCTGCAAGAAGATAGCGCCGCGGCATGCGCGACGACAGCCAGCCGGACCCGAGCGAACCGACCATATTGGCAAGCCCGATCACCGCCAGCGTCCAGCCACCCACGCTTATGGAGAGCCCACGATCAATGAGATAGGCCGGCAGATGGGTCGTCACGAAAGCGAGCTGGAAGCCGCAGGTGAAAAATCCGAGGACCAGCAGTACATAGGAACGGTGGCCGAACGCTTCCCCCAGCGCCGCAGCAATCGATTGCTGCGGCAGGTCGCCAGCCTTGGTCTCGACGCGCTCCCCTGCCAGGGCCAGCGAGAACGGCATCACCAGCAGCATGACGAAACCGAACACGATCAGTGTTTCATGCCACCCGATAGCCGCATTGAGTCCAGCCGCGAGAGGCGGAAACAGGAACTGGCCGAACGATCCTGCCGCCGTTCCGGCGCCAAAGGCCAGCGGCCGCCAGCGCTCCGGCAGCATCTTGCCGAAAGCCGCGAGCACGATGTTGAAGGAGCAACCCGACAAGCCGAAGCCGATGAGCGCGCCGGCGGAGAGCTGAAGCATCAGCGGCGTCGAGGAATACGCCATGAGAACCAGGCCGACCGCATAGACCACTGCCCCGACGCACAGCACCCGCACCACGCCGAACCGGTCGGCAACGGCACCGGCAAAGGGTGTACCGATCCCCCAGACGAGGTTCTGGATGGCGATGGCAAGGCCGAACGTGTCGCGCCCCCATCCATAGTCGCCTGTCATCGGCAGCATGAAAATGCCGGAAGAGGCGCGCGGTCCGAAGGTGACCATCGCGATCATGCAGCCGCACAGGACCACCAGAAGCGGCGCGCGGGTGGCGAGGGACGGACGGGCGGCAGCACTCATGTCAGACTCCCGATCGCCTCGCGGCGCGCTTTTCGGCGGAGCAGTCGACCGCCACGTGCCCTAGCAATAGGGCGGCTGAGGTTCTGCAGAAAACAAATTGTTCTACGAGTAAACATCAGAACTTTTGATGGAAAGTCTCGCCCGGCTCCCGCTGCCATCCCCGCCACGAGGAAGGCGACGCCGCGATGGAGGGGTCATTGACGTCCATTCCGGCCACCGCCTGCAGCGCCGACACCGCGAAATCGGTGAAGGCGCGTACGGCTGGCCGCATGTAGCGGATCGAGGGATAGGTCATGAACGCCTCAGCCGGCCGGGCATGATAGGCCGGCAGCACACGAACGAGCCGTCCGGCGGCAATGTCGTCGGACACAAGCAGTTCCTGCACCGCGCCCATGGCATGGCCGGATCGAAGAGTCTGGAGCAGCACCTGCGCGTCATTGGTGCGCAGCACGGGTCGTACCACCGGCTCGACGCTCTCAGCCCCATTGCTGAGAACGAGCCGGTCGCGCGGAGACAGAATGGACGGCGTCGTAACGAAAGGCAGGTCCGTCACCTGCGTCGGCGAATCGACCGGCCCGGTCCGGGCCAGCAGGTCGGGAGACGCGACGAGAATGCGCCGTACCGAACCGATCCGGCGGATAACCAGATCCTGCCCCTCCGGTCGCCCGTAACGGATGGCCAGATCAAAATTCTCGTAGACCAGATCAACGACCCGCCCCTCCAGAACCAGGTCGAAGGTCACGCCTGGATGACGTTCCTGGAACGTCATCATGATGGGATGGAGATGGCGGGCCCCGATGCAGCAGGGTGAATGCACGCGCAAAGGGCCCTCGATGGCCTGCATGTCGCGCCGCACGCCCTCGACGGCTTCATCAATGCTCACCAGTGCCGTGCGGCTGGCCTCGAACAGCGCCTGCCCATGCCATGTCGGCCGCACGAGCCGCGCCGAGCGCTCCAAAAGCCGGGCGCCGACATGACGCTCGAGATTTCTAAGATGTTTGGTAACGGCCGGCTGCGATATTCCGAGATCGCGCGCCGCAGCCGTCATCGACCCACGCTCGACTGTTCGGATGAAGGCCCGCAAGGCGACGGCGAGGTCCATTCATATCTCTTAGTTATGATCGAGATGCGTCCATAACATATAGACACATGGCAAGCCATGCACCTCAATGGCGCTTCGCCGAACACTCACACCTTGAGTCATCGAAATCAGGATTCGCATGTTGCTGGACCGCCGCCTATTTCTCCTCGCGACCCCCCTTGCCCTCGCGGGCTGCGCGACGAACGATTCCCCGCGCATGAGTGCGCTGCCACCCATGCTCGATCCGCAATATGTGAGGATGTACGCGGCGATCACCGACGAGCCCTTCCCCGTGCCCGCAGTCGACATCTCGCAGATCGACCCCCGTTTCCTCCGCCAGGAAGTGGCCTACAGCACGCGCGAGCAGCCTGGCACCATCGTGGTCGACCCCAATGAACGCTTCGCCTATCTGGTGATGTCCGGGGGCCGGGCGCTACGCTACGGCGTGGGCGTGGGCAAGCAGGAGGGTTTCAATTTCCGTGGGGAGGGAACCATCGCCCGCAAGGCGCAGTGGCCGCGCTGGACTCCGACGCCGGACATGATCAAACGCGAGCCGGAGCGCTATGGTCCCTATGCGGGTGGCCTCGCCGGCGGCGTCGACAATCCGCTGGGGCCGCGCGCGCTCTATCTCTACAAGGACGGGCGCGACACGCTCTACCGGCTGCACGGCACCGTGGAGCCGTGGACGATCGGAACGATGGTCTCCTCGGGCTGCATTCGCTTCATCAACCAGGACATCATCGACCTGTACCGGCGGGTGCCGGTTGGAACCAAGGTCGTCGTGCTGCCCGCCACCGGGGCTCCCGTCAGCTGAGGTCGCATGCCCGATGGGTTCGCGGGCACAGTCAACGATCGGTCAATCGACCGCCAGCTCGAAGGGCA comes from the Ancylobacter pratisalsi genome and includes:
- the metK gene encoding methionine adenosyltransferase produces the protein MSRQAYLFTSESVSEGHPDKVCDRISDEVVDAFFKAGPEYGWDPSQLRVACETLATTNRVVIAGETRGPAQITKDFISHIARLAIKDIGYEQEGFHWETAKIDVHLHAQSVDIAQGVDSADNKDEGAGDQGIMFGYACRETPELMPAPIFYSHKILKRLAEARHSGESTVLGPDAKSQVTVRYEGGKPVEVTQIVLSTQHLDADLSSHDVQSIVEPYIRETLPQGWITEGTIWHVNPTGKFVIGGPDGDCGLTGRKIIVDTYGGAAPHGGGAFSGKDPTKVDRSAAYAARYLAKNVVAANLAERCTIQLAYAIGVSDPLAVYVDLHGTGQVEEAKLESVLREVMNLRPRGIREHLGLNKPIYARTSAYGHFGRRPEEDGGFSWERTDLADAIKAAVT
- a CDS encoding MFS transporter, with protein sequence MSAAARPSLATRAPLLVVLCGCMIAMVTFGPRASSGIFMLPMTGDYGWGRDTFGLAIAIQNLVWGIGTPFAGAVADRFGVVRVLCVGAVVYAVGLVLMAYSSTPLMLQLSAGALIGFGLSGCSFNIVLAAFGKMLPERWRPLAFGAGTAAGSFGQFLFPPLAAGLNAAIGWHETLIVFGFVMLLVMPFSLALAGERVETKAGDLPQQSIAAALGEAFGHRSYVLLVLGFFTCGFQLAFVTTHLPAYLIDRGLSISVGGWTLAVIGLANMVGSLGSGWLSSRMPRRYLLAAIYFARGLAIAVFVLLPASPVTSIIFGVVLGLLWLSTVPPTSGLVMLMFGTRYLAMLYGFAFFSHQVGGFLGVWLGGLLYEQLGSYDLVWWLSVALSFASAAINLPIVERPVQRGLQPA
- a CDS encoding DoxX family protein; protein product: MIDQNSAPYGVFLLRVSLGAMWISHALLKFVVFTIPGFAGYLGSLGFPVALAWPIFLAELIGGILIVTGVYARHVALLLIPVMAGAMSVHIPNGWVFSAANGGWEYPAFLIATSFALWLIGDGAFALRSRPLFFIGRPVNA
- a CDS encoding L,D-transpeptidase, coding for MLLDRRLFLLATPLALAGCATNDSPRMSALPPMLDPQYVRMYAAITDEPFPVPAVDISQIDPRFLRQEVAYSTREQPGTIVVDPNERFAYLVMSGGRALRYGVGVGKQEGFNFRGEGTIARKAQWPRWTPTPDMIKREPERYGPYAGGLAGGVDNPLGPRALYLYKDGRDTLYRLHGTVEPWTIGTMVSSGCIRFINQDIIDLYRRVPVGTKVVVLPATGAPVS
- a CDS encoding phage holin family protein, which gives rise to MFRFLMGIAGIELRHVAQRAAMTAFLLIFAGLFLAGAVLALLVAGFVVLAEIYGPAGAALIIAGICLFLALIFLLIVYVRTRRRSRPVGYGALGSLAPPPPPPNVFGQGAAGQAPQTPAAPASPSSSTVLAVAAGAALLGLILGRRL
- the trmB gene encoding tRNA (guanosine(46)-N7)-methyltransferase TrmB, coding for MTNSADNNDAQSQTNRHSPREAAFYGRRKGKPLRAAQAGHLAESLPRLSLDPASLDPAALADGSLAALFAHPVRAVRLEIGFGGGEHLFSEAQRHPDIGYIGAEAFLNGLAKLTTALAEAGLGNVRVHGDDVVPLLDRMPDHSLDRIDLLYPDPWPKRRHWKRRFVQPDNIDRIARLLMPGGRFRFATDIEHYAAWTLRHMLSDERFEWTAQRADDWRRPWQGWPGTRYEAKALRAGRVPGYYEFLRI
- a CDS encoding LysR family transcriptional regulator — protein: MDLAVALRAFIRTVERGSMTAAARDLGISQPAVTKHLRNLERHVGARLLERSARLVRPTWHGQALFEASRTALVSIDEAVEGVRRDMQAIEGPLRVHSPCCIGARHLHPIMMTFQERHPGVTFDLVLEGRVVDLVYENFDLAIRYGRPEGQDLVIRRIGSVRRILVASPDLLARTGPVDSPTQVTDLPFVTTPSILSPRDRLVLSNGAESVEPVVRPVLRTNDAQVLLQTLRSGHAMGAVQELLVSDDIAAGRLVRVLPAYHARPAEAFMTYPSIRYMRPAVRAFTDFAVSALQAVAGMDVNDPSIAASPSSWRGWQREPGETFHQKF
- a CDS encoding helix-turn-helix domain-containing protein; translation: MTKKSPNPIDKHVGSRVRMRRMMVGMSQEKLGENLGITFQQIQKYEKGTNRIGASRLQNISNVLGVPISFFFDGAPNGGTSLAGFAEDASPAFVSDFLATSEGIALTRAFLKIPDAKVRRRIVDLVEALAGTPESN
- a CDS encoding tetratricopeptide repeat protein, producing the protein MLAALGSAPAAFADAPPPDEISRSSPAGNYLAARLATAERDTPAAAAYYRALVRVFPRNGEVLERAFLALLAEGSMDEATDMARRIVRIDAEHGLARLVLGIRAIKDKKYVTARSNLRRAGQGAIAELNATLISAWTQFGSGNPRAGVAAIDALKGPEWYEGFQDFHAGLILEAAGAKRDAGKRLESALALDPRTLRVVDAYGRWASRSGKKDLAIETYEAFDKLLPNDPLVAEELDLLESGKILPALVTTPAAGAAEVLYGLGAALGRQGGEDLALIYLQLGHWLDPSHPLIEITLADLFESMKRHDEAIALYRSVPADSPFRTSAQIQLGLNLDAEGDYKDARKTLEAVVAKNPKEQRALMALGDVLRANEEYAEAAAVYTKAIDQLQAPTGNNWMLFYFRGTCYERTKQWDKSEADLKRALELKPEQPHVLNYLGYSWVDQGVHLDQGMEMIRKAVSLRPDDGFFIDSLGWAYYRLGRYEDAVRELERAVELKPSESVINDHLGDAYWKVGRKLEARFKWNHARDLKPDPDELQQIDRKIALGLDGAEKAKDAPAEVHKTEINTPPAPAQKAAAEPALPETGKTGGGG